CGCGACGTCGAGGGTCACCAGCGTCGAGCGCAGCGGGCGGCCGATGTCGAGCGGCAGCCAGCGCCGCAGATCCGAACTGCCCCAGAGCCGGAACCTGTGCAGCAGGTCCAGCCCGGTGGCGGTGTAGCCGCGCACGTCGCGCAGCGGGATGACCTTCGACGTTCCCGACGGGAAGTGATAGCGGCGCAACGTGATCGCCTCGCGGTCCAGCTGGACGAGGCCGTCGTCGTAATACTGCCGCGGTGCGGTCACAGCTTCTGGCACCTCAGCTCGTGGCCCTTGGTGGTCAGGCACCTGCCGTTGTCCAGGTTCCACTGCCAGCCGTGCAGATTGCAGGTCAATGTGTTGCCCTCGACCACACCGAACTTGGACAGATCGGCCTTCAGGTGCGGGCAGCGCCGCTGGATCTGGAAGCCGTCCAGCGTGATCGACGACGAATCGTCGTGCGCCTCGGCGAACCAGCCGTCGGCGTAGGCGATCCGCTCGTCGGTGAGGCACTTGAAGAACGTGTACAGGTACTCGTTGTACCCGCCGACCCGCCACGCCTTGAACCGCGTCGACAGGAAGATGGTGTTGACCCAGTCCGGTTCGTTGTCACGGAGCACCGTACGCACCAGCTGGGCCGGGATCTCGAATCCGTAGCGGAACTTCTCGTCCGGGATCGGTTCGCGCACAACGCGTTTCGGGAAGTCCAGCACCACGGTCTCGTGGTGGTCGCGCCCCGTGAGCCGCAGTTCGACGGGGTACCCGATACCGTCACAGATCTGGTCGGTCTGCGTCATGATCGGCTCGAACAGCCCGCGCAGGGGTTCCAGGAGCGGCTCGCCGGCCGACGGTGCCCAGCGGGCCTTCTCGGCGGCCAGCACCGGGGCCATCCGCTGCGCGTAGTCCTCGATGTACGCGGCCTTGCCCGTGGTGAAGATCGTCTCGGGATCGTCGACCGGATGCGTCAGCGAGTTGAGCGTCGAACCCGTGAAATCGGCTGTGCTGCCCGGGATCATCAACAGCCCGCCGTCGTGGCCGTGGATGCGCAGCTGCTCCAGGAACACCATCTGGTCGGGGAAGATGTTGGCCGGGTCGCCGTGGTCGTCGTTGAGGTCACGCAGCTCGTCGTCGAGGAAGCACGGCGGGCCGGCCGACGGCACCACCCATGTCGCACCGACCTGGGCGATGTACTGGCGGCAGCGGTCCATCTGACGCTGGCGCTTCTGGATGCCGAACGCCTCCTTGGCGCGCGCGGGCATGTCGTAGACCATCGGATACCAGATCGCGCCGGAGTACTGCAGCATGTGCACGTCCACCTGACCGAAATCGGCGTGCAGTACCTCCAGATCGAC
This genomic window from Mycolicibacterium goodii contains:
- a CDS encoding Rieske 2Fe-2S domain-containing protein, whose translation is MQVTSVGHAGFLIESRAGSILCDPWINPAYFASWFPFPDNSQLDWDTLGDVDYLYVSHLHKDHFDPEHLRRYVNKDAVVLLPDYPVPDLRRELEKLGFHAFFETTDSVKHTVSGPKGDLDIMIIALRAPADGPIGDSGLVVDDGETVAFNMNDARPVDLEVLHADFGQVDVHMLQYSGAIWYPMVYDMPARAKEAFGIQKRQRQMDRCRQYIAQVGATWVVPSAGPPCFLDDELRDLNDDHGDPANIFPDQMVFLEQLRIHGHDGGLLMIPGSTADFTGSTLNSLTHPVDDPETIFTTGKAAYIEDYAQRMAPVLAAEKARWAPSAGEPLLEPLRGLFEPIMTQTDQICDGIGYPVELRLTGRDHHETVVLDFPKRVVREPIPDEKFRYGFEIPAQLVRTVLRDNEPDWVNTIFLSTRFKAWRVGGYNEYLYTFFKCLTDERIAYADGWFAEAHDDSSSITLDGFQIQRRCPHLKADLSKFGVVEGNTLTCNLHGWQWNLDNGRCLTTKGHELRCQKL